From Salvelinus namaycush isolate Seneca chromosome 9, SaNama_1.0, whole genome shotgun sequence:
ATCACGACGTCAGTGAtattcaggtcggagctctagaaagaggcccaagttcCCACCGTTAAAATCGATTTttccccagtcggagctcgtttatttatttcatttttcaTAGTTCCTctgaagtcagagatttccaAATTGTTTTGAACGCAGCAATAGAACCTATGAACATGGCAGTGTTTCCGTCAATCGGAACAAATGGAAGAGGCTCTTGCTAACCATGTAGCAGCCAGTGTGGTAGCCACACAGGTACCAGGACAGCAGCATGCTGGATAAGTCTGTAACGGACGAGTCTAGCCCATCGCCAGCATCCACCAGCCCTGCTCGGGGGGGCCATACACacggtggaggtggaggaggaggcaggAGTGACAGGAAGTCCTGGAGGAGAATATACCATTATTACACCAGCAttaaaaatactcaaatacaaACTGTGAAGATCTCTTATTTATTACACCCACAACATATCACAGACATGAAATAATATTACTCTTGCTGGATGTACAGGCTTGAGGTAGCCAGTCTCACACAGGTTGAAGATAGACATGTAggtaagaaacacacacacatcctcaccaAAGACCCATTGGGCGGTGGCACTGGAGGAAAAAAAGGAAACGGGTGATCATTTGGTTCCTGACTCCGGCCATTTGGTTCCTGACTCCGACTACTTGGCTTCTTCTTATCCCCCTGCTCATTGCCAAGGTTATAGCCTTTTCCCTGaaacaacacagagagaaacatacAAATATCACAATGTGTAGTTTGGGACATACCATAGTGGACAAGTCTGACATATTTCAATGCAAACGTCCTTATCTGTAAACATCAGACATCAGTAAAGCATAACCATGTGTCAACAATGTATTCCAGACGTCCTGAAAGAGGGAATAGTACCCAGACTCACTGGAGGAAACTCAGGTGGCCGAGGTGAGGAAGGCTCCTCTCGTCCCTCTTGTTGAGGTGTCCTCCACTCTCTATCCTTCTTCCAGTCTGCGCTGTTGTTACTAATGGACCTGAACCCTTCCACAGCCTAGGAGTGAGAAACTTGCCTTACTGGGCTGACCCACGCAGTGCTTCAATTTGGAAGTTTTCGGGCAACCCGACCAAATGTACATAGAAATGTGTTTCATagatgtcattctcattgaaagcaattCTAAGAAGCCGTAGATCTGTTCTATATCCACTAATTCAATGCTTCCTtcttatgttttttttgttgttgcgtaTTTTACTTTCGTTTTTGTACGCCAGCTTCAAACGGCTGAAAATACTTTATTTTTGGTtattggaaaatatatttcaggatggtttagatggtacaatgattcgcTACACTATAAATGGCGGAATGATTTCTGCATACTGCATCTTTAAAGTTTGAAACATCTTACCATCAAACTTTACTTGAACCGTCTGGCATCTGTCATAAAGGCCACATAAATGAGGGTTCAAGTGAAGTTTGACCCCTTGTTGCACCTTGGCAGTAGCTCTTCCACAGTGTCGTCCCAGGTCATCTGGCGATAGCAGGGTGCTCAGCTCCAGCTCCTCCTCGTTCCCGTAGCCTTCAAACTTCACCCGGCAGCGTTCGCCTCTCATCCACACCAGCACCGCTGGGTAGACCAGGCCATCCTCTGAGTACACAGCACGGCACCGGGAACCCAGCATCCACACCTGGTACACAATGACATACATACACACCATACGGGAAAATACATTTAATAGACCAGGTAGTAATGAAAGCAAGCTTGAGAAACAGAACCAAAAGAAATCAAGTTTTCAACAGTGCTATCATGACTCTTTTACCAATGGTGTATTTATTAGTTGCATACTGTCGTAAAACGAAGTGTTCTTCTGATGACATTCATGCCCGTTTTGGTTTTAAGATATTCCTCCCTTCATCAATTCACAAGGGTGAATCACATGACTTGGAAGGGGCCACCCGCTGACCACATCCCAAAAATCTGTCTCCTGAAAAACCTAACTGATTACTTTTGAGTTTGCCTTTGGGTCAACCGGTCCCTTATTTGGCACATCAGTTTCTGAGAGTTTCGATTCCATCAGTTTCTGTGGATTGTCTGCAAGCTTCTCATCGCTCTCCTTTTCATCGCTCTGAAAGATAAAGATGAAACAAAGAAAATTACTCAGGATTCAATGTTGGAAAATTGTTCTTCGGATTAAGACATTCATGTTATTTGTTTTTGGTTTGAGGACATCTCTCCCATCATCAATTCACAAGGGGTACATTTCTTGACATGGAAGGGACCATATCCCACAAATCTTATTCTTCCAAATAGCCTAACAGTTTTGATTCAGTTTCGGTGGGTTGTCTCCAagcttctcatccctctctttttcATCATTACAGCTCTAAAGAATGAAACAACGACAAAGGAAATAATTCAGGATTTGTTATTGGACCATTGTTCTTCTGATTAAAACATGGAGACATTCATGCTAGGCctatttgtttttttactttgGAATGTATCCATTAATCAATTTAACTTTTTTTTACTCATCTAACTACATAATGGTAGTTGTTATACTAGGTAAATgaagatgtagcctaggcctattcacaatacaggtgaatgcataaTCAATGAGTGTGTGCATGAATTGAGTTATCAATCTTGTTTTGGCTGATTTTAtgaggctacagatgaaatataATCTGTTTACCTTCCATTTGGGACTTtttttattgtactgatcaacaacatttgcatagaagaagCAATCACTTATTTTCTAAAAGTGTGCACTGTCTCTTTAAGACCCATGATGTCATTCATACACAAAGTCTGTTTGAGGGTAGGGCAAAGATGATCTTGACTGGGAGAGACAAAGTGAATGAATACAGTTTTTGGTGACAATCAGCAATATTTTGCATTGTGGTTTGCATATTATCCCAAACAAGGGACTAGGGTAGTGAATTGATGTTGGCTTCAGTtgtaagctagcaaggaaagGTAGCCTACAAAGCTGGATGCTACCGGTATCTTCTTGCACTGTAGTGTTCTAGTCTGTAATGAACATCGTTTTGGGAACAGTAATTAGTGGTTTCAAAATGTCTACATGCCATGTTTTATTATTCAAATGTGTTAACTTTTGTGCAGCATAAGTGGTTCCTCATGTCAGGCTAGAGCTAGCCATGAGTAAGTGGAGCAGGCACGGTGCTCTCGCGCTATAAGGGAACGGATCTGATCCTCTCTCAATCAGTAGACCAGGTGacacacatttgacagaagtaccgaaAGTAATAAAAATTCTAGTACCAAACTGTTTATCATGTTCTAGTTTCGGTATACCGTGCAACACCATTGCCTATGGCTCACCCGTTTCTCCTTCCGGGGCTGGTCAGCAGCTTCAGGTAGCATGGCGCTCAGGTCCATCTCTTCCTCATTTCCATAGTTGTCAAACTTCACCTTGCAGCGCTCCCCCTCCAACCAGACCAGGGTGGCAGGATAAACCCGCCCATCCTGTGACCACACAGCCTTGCAGTGGGACCCTATCTCCCACTGCTCAAAGAATCACAGATAGAAAGTGCATTAAGAAAAAGATTCAAGCTTTATACACCACAAAAATGTCAGTCTTCCATCTATAGACTAACTGATTACCTTTAAGTTTGCCTTTGGGTCAAATTGTCCCTTACTTGGCACACAAGATTCAGAGAGTTTCTGTGGATTGTCTGCAAGCTTCTCATCGCTCTCCTTTTCATCCCTCTGAAAGATAAAGATGAAAGGAGATTATTCAGGATTCAGTATTGGAAAATTGTTCTTCTGATTAAGACATTCATGTTAATTGTTTTTGGTTCATAAGGGGTCAATTTCATCACATGGAAGGGACCATCCTCTAACCACATGCCACAAATATTATTCTTCCATATAGCCTAACAGTTATGATTCCGACAGTTTCTTTTTCATCATTACAGCTCTAAAGGATGAAACAAAGACAAAGGAAATGATTCAGGATTTCTTATTGGATCATTGTTCTACTGATGAATATGGAGACATTCACACTAGGCCTATTTGTTTTCGGTTTTAACACATGCCCACCAACGTCCCCATCATCAATTCACAAGGGGTATATCTCGTGACTTAGAAGGGGCCCTCTGACCACAGAGCATTAAGAGAATCAGAGACCAAAGATCATGAGAAGCTTCAAGCCTACACACACCAAAAACATTTGTGTTCCATCTACTGACTACCTTTGAGTTTGCCCTTGGGTCAACTTTTTCCAGACTTGGCACACAAGATTCGGACAGTTCTGACTCAAACAGTTTCTGTAGATTGGGGAGAAGCTTCTCCCCACTCTCTTTTTCGATGTTTGAGCTCTGAAAGATGAATGAAACGAATGAGAGTCATTAGGTTGATATTCATGTATTGTTTCGGGTTTCAAGCCATTCCAACCACCATCGATTCACAAGGGGGAAAAGCTTATCCACCCACTAGTATACTTGTCAAACTTTACCCGAAATGTTTGAAGGGCCCACTAGTATACTTGTCAAACTTTACCCGAAATGTTTGAAGGGCTTCGTTATAGGCCTTTACCAGTGCCGAGTTGTCAGTAACCACATACCCTTTATTCTACATCAAAACAGAAACCAAATTAATGCTAATTTAATAAGaaattacctagctagctagcagttgacGGTAGCACGGCTAGCTGTCAACTTTAtcagtggctaacgttagctagcctcatcatcatcatcttggTGAAGGGAGATGGCTTGCTAGCTATGCTATAAAACCCTTACCTCGACTCCTTCACTTCGCAATACAATACTTGCTGGACATTCAGCCATAACTGTTAAGTTGAATGAAACACACGTATTGACTTATTGTAGGTTGTTTCAAATGTAGAAACAAAAGCATTGATTACATGAAATTCCCGCGAGTGTGTCAAAAGCTGCAGCGCACCATGTGTATGCTACAATGCATTCTGGCAATTGTAGTTCTTAAATGGTTTTGTATTAATGGTTGCAATGGCGCCCCCTGTGGAACCGCAACATACCGTTCACATTATTATGACAGTATAGTAAATTATTCTCCACGAGGATGCAAAATAGGCTACCATATGGTAGAATCAGAATGAGCAAGTTCTAAAACCTTTACATAGCAGCAATATAGCTTATTACCCAAATGCTATAACAGATTGCTTTTGGTTATGGCTTTCTTGGCTATTAACTGGAGTAGGCCTACTCAAAGTCATGCGAGTgacacatcgggccactatgctagatagcctataggctacaGCCAAAATGAGACCATGCATGTTCCCTACCCTCCTCCATCCATATCCTCTAGCCGCCTCCACCCGTTCCATTCAAAGCATTCCATTAGACCAATGTATTTCATTCTGTCTTAGTATGCGCCGCTCACAATTACCATCTTAAACCGGGGAAAGTGTCAAGGCTAACTATATCGTGTCTGTGAGCTGTCCTACTTAATTTACTGGACAAGGGGGGTCCACCGAGGAGACAGGTGACATGCCAATAGGCTAGTCAACAGCACTTAGCCCTAATATACGAATTACCGTATGTTCGAAAAACTGCAGTGAGCTCCCCATGGCGTCTTTCCATGCATTCCAATAAGGTGAAGAATGTGAGACGTGTGTATTGCCTGCTGCAGGCCTACActctaaaaaataaaatgttaatcgagtatcctttaggggttcttcaaattgaaacgtGGGAGAACCCCTATAAATTATTCGAAAAACTATTTTAAATTATTATTCAAGGAACCCCTTTTATTTGATCCTCGAATAACCTTTTGGGGTACATTTTTTAACTACcctgctgtcctttcaaattcaaaaccaaatgtttcagttgggcagttaggttcctgcaagaacccccaccaatTAACCTCGATTAACCCCACCTATGGTGTTCTTGGAATAACCTTTTGGGGACAATGGTCAGTGCCTGGTATCGATTTGGGAATCTAGCGTTTCACACTAAATTAATATCATCAAATAGACAATGGGGACAATGATCAAACGCAACTTGATACCAGCAGTAGGCCTGGTGCAGTTCAGGTTTGATAGGCCTATATCGTCAATTGGAAAGCGATTGGAAAGGCTCATCTTGAACTGTGAATTGCGCAGTTttaattaaatcaaattgtagcCCACTAGTCCCAAAAGGCTATCGATACTACCTCTAATCATTATAATAGATAGCCTAAAACAGATTATCTTCTCATGATCAACATGTCATGTATTGACCACTTTGTAACAGTTAATCATTCTTTTGATTCGTTTTTCGGCTGATTATGTTTTTGACGAATAAGCCGAGGGGTTATTGCTAAGGCTACTTGATCATTAGTAGTATTTCTGGGCCCGGGACTCGTAGGGCATCTGTGTGAAACACTAGtaacagatgaaaggggaaagTTGATATTTGCTCGAATCCCTATGCAGCCATTCCGACCGGTCTCTTTTTATTAGGGAGTAATTGCATCGTTTTTTGTCTCAATTTATCGTGGTACACTCAAAAAAATTGGGGTTCAACAAtggttcttctaagatcctcaaagttcctCGAAGAACATTAGGGTTCTTGGCACTAAGGAACAAGTCAATCTTCACACTTGATATAAACTCCAGCTCGAGTAAGCTGCTTTTTCAATATCAGTCTTCGAAAGTGTAGCTATTCAGTTGACGACTAAGTGGCGCTCCACGCTAAGAAGAATAACGTTTTAGTATAGCCTCAATGTACAAAAGGCTTTCTGATAGAGCACTGTTATTGCACTCTTATTGTGAGTTTTGAGCAGTACTATTAAAATATCTATTCCTTGAAGTTGAACAATAACATGCGTTAGTCTTTATTTATTGAAAAGTGATACATTTATACAAATTAGTTAACTGTCTAAGATCCATATTTATCCATATGGGTTTAATCTGCACTAATGTGGTTTTTGTAGTAAAACGTGAGAGCTTGGTTTGGGTCTCATGAAACAATTCAGCAAGGGGCATAAGGGGGAACAATAAGATTTGCAAAGTGTGACAAGGTTCGTTCCACAAAATGagtgtccctttgatattttaggtagaaattgtgcacaaatACTGAATTTCAAAAGCCTATTGTATTAAATGATGTgctctttaatatagaccacatggaatattcaataaatatgatttttaatatgaataaagacttgctaaagtgcccaaattcagcattttgacatgtccctctgtgcaccctctgtgacttctaggaagattttaacacCAACATTTTCCATTTTTGGGgggctttgacaaagtcatttctgaagattataatttatttcatgtgattagtgattcattttctggGGTTTGTGGTTAAACCTAGCGGGTTGAgcataacacatcaaccctgttaccca
This genomic window contains:
- the LOC120053375 gene encoding survival motor neuron protein 1-like, which codes for MAECPASIVLRSEGVESSNIEKESGEKLLPNLQKLFESELSESCVPSLEKVDPRANSKRDEKESDEKLADNPQKLSESCVPSKGQFDPKANLKWEIGSHCKAVWSQDGRVYPATLVWLEGERCKVKFDNYGNEEEMDLSAMLPEAADQPRKEKRSDEKESDEKLADNPQKLMESKLSETDVPNKGPVDPKANSKVWMLGSRCRAVYSEDGLVYPAVLVWMRGERCRVKFEGYGNEEELELSTLLSPDDLGRHCGRATAKAVEGFRSISNNSADWKKDREWRTPQQEGREEPSSPRPPEFPPGKGYNLGNEQGDKKKPSSRSQEPNGRSQEPNDHPFPFFPPVPPPNGSLDFLSLLPPPPPPPCVWPPRAGLVDAGDGLDSSVTDLSSMLLSWYLCGYHTGCYMAMQQTAASRKRAHKEKRAEE